From the Pseudomonas sp. SORT22 genome, one window contains:
- a CDS encoding DsbA family protein yields MSARLLYVMDPMCSWCWGFAPVAEALIAQAQAAGVPTRVVLGGLRSGSRALDASTRGYILDHWQAVHDATGQDFQFEGALPDGFVYDTEPACRALVTARSLDPQYVGALLKLIQQAFYQRGEDVTRAPLLVELAEQAGYQRAAFAEAFTSAEQRAATAADFTWVQDLGIAGFPTLLAERNGQLALLTNGYQALESLEPLLGRWLQQAACA; encoded by the coding sequence ATGTCCGCACGCCTGCTGTATGTGATGGACCCGATGTGCTCATGGTGCTGGGGCTTTGCCCCGGTCGCCGAGGCCCTGATCGCCCAGGCACAGGCGGCGGGCGTGCCGACCCGGGTGGTGCTCGGCGGCCTGCGTTCCGGCAGCCGTGCGCTGGATGCCTCGACCCGCGGCTACATCCTTGATCACTGGCAGGCGGTACACGACGCCACCGGGCAGGATTTTCAATTCGAAGGCGCACTGCCTGACGGTTTTGTCTACGACACCGAGCCTGCCTGTCGGGCCCTGGTCACCGCCCGTAGCCTTGACCCGCAATACGTGGGTGCCTTGCTCAAGCTGATCCAGCAGGCCTTCTACCAGCGCGGCGAAGACGTCACTCGTGCGCCCTTGCTGGTAGAACTGGCCGAGCAGGCCGGTTACCAGCGCGCCGCCTTTGCCGAAGCCTTTACCAGCGCCGAACAGCGCGCGGCCACGGCGGCGGACTTCACCTGGGTCCAGGACCTGGGCATTGCCGGTTTCCCGACCCTGCTGGCCGAACGCAATGGCCAGCTGGCCTTGCTGACCAATGGCTATCAAGCCCTCGAATCGCTTGAGCCGCTGCTCGGCCGCTGGCTGCAGCAGGCCGCCTGTGCTTGA
- a CDS encoding ABC transporter ATP-binding protein — translation MLDLPGSPDPVPGPGPVHADRLSWAEIRRLALRHKKALWIANGVAVLAALCSVPIPLLLPLLVDEVLLGHGDAALKWMNQFLPGNWQVAGGYIGLMLVFTLTLRCAALAFNVVQAKLFAGLAKDIVYRLRIRLIERLKHISLSEYESLGSGTVTTHLVTDLDTLDKFVGETLSRFLVAMLTLTGTAAILMWMHWKLALLILLFNPLVIFATVQLGKRVKHLKKLENDSTSRFTQALTETLDAIQEIRASNRQGYFLGRLGLRAQEVRNYAVASQWKSDASGRASGLLFQFGIDIFRAAAMLTVLFSDLSIGQMLAVFSYLWFMIGPVEQLLNLQYAYYAAGGALSRLNELLARADEPQYPGGIDPFKGRDTVGIEVQGLRFAYNDEPVLDQLNLSIAPGEKVAIVGASGGGKSTLVQLLLGLYSAQAGTIRFGGSTLQEIGLETLREHVAVVLQHPSLFNDTVRANLTMGRDCSDDACWQALNIAQLDATIAALPQGLDSVVGRSGVRLSGGQRQRLAIARMVLAEPKVVILDEATSALDAATEYNLHQALTRFLSARTTLIIAHRLSAVKQADRVLVFDGGHVAEDGDHQQLIAEGGLYAKLYGHLQQS, via the coding sequence GTGCTTGACCTGCCGGGTTCACCCGACCCGGTACCAGGGCCAGGCCCTGTGCATGCTGATCGCTTGAGCTGGGCAGAAATCCGCCGCCTGGCCCTGCGCCATAAAAAAGCCCTGTGGATCGCCAACGGCGTGGCCGTGCTGGCGGCGTTGTGCAGTGTGCCGATCCCCTTGCTGCTGCCGTTGCTGGTTGACGAAGTGCTGCTCGGCCATGGCGATGCCGCGCTCAAATGGATGAACCAGTTCCTGCCCGGCAACTGGCAGGTTGCTGGTGGCTACATCGGCCTGATGCTGGTATTCACCCTGACCCTGCGCTGCGCCGCCCTGGCCTTCAACGTGGTGCAGGCCAAGCTGTTCGCCGGCCTTGCCAAAGACATCGTCTACCGCTTGCGCATTCGCCTGATCGAGCGCCTCAAGCACATTTCCCTGAGTGAATACGAAAGTCTGGGCAGCGGTACCGTGACCACCCACCTGGTCACCGACCTGGACACCCTCGACAAGTTCGTCGGCGAAACCCTCAGCCGCTTCCTGGTGGCCATGCTGACCCTGACCGGCACCGCCGCCATCCTTATGTGGATGCACTGGAAGCTGGCGTTGCTGATCCTGCTGTTCAACCCCTTGGTGATCTTCGCCACGGTGCAGTTGGGCAAGCGGGTCAAGCACCTGAAGAAGCTTGAGAACGACAGCACCTCGCGCTTCACCCAGGCGCTGACCGAGACCCTCGACGCGATCCAGGAAATCCGTGCCAGCAACCGCCAGGGCTATTTCCTCGGCCGCCTTGGCCTGCGCGCCCAGGAGGTACGCAACTACGCCGTCGCCTCGCAGTGGAAAAGCGACGCGAGCGGGCGTGCCAGCGGCTTGCTGTTCCAGTTCGGCATCGACATTTTCCGCGCCGCGGCGATGCTCACGGTGCTGTTCTCCGACCTCTCGATCGGGCAGATGCTGGCGGTGTTCAGCTACCTGTGGTTCATGATCGGCCCGGTCGAGCAACTGCTCAACCTGCAATACGCCTACTACGCCGCTGGCGGCGCCCTGAGCCGGCTCAACGAGCTGCTGGCGCGGGCCGACGAGCCGCAATACCCCGGTGGCATCGACCCGTTCAAGGGCCGCGACACTGTCGGCATCGAGGTGCAGGGCCTGCGCTTTGCCTACAACGACGAGCCGGTGCTCGACCAGCTCAACCTGTCGATTGCCCCCGGCGAAAAGGTCGCCATCGTCGGCGCCAGTGGCGGTGGCAAGAGCACCCTGGTGCAACTGCTGCTGGGCCTGTACAGCGCCCAGGCCGGGACCATCCGCTTTGGTGGCTCGACCCTGCAGGAAATCGGCCTGGAAACCCTGCGCGAGCATGTTGCGGTGGTACTCCAGCACCCGTCGCTGTTCAACGACACGGTGCGCGCCAACCTGACCATGGGCCGCGACTGCAGCGATGATGCCTGCTGGCAGGCGCTGAACATCGCCCAGCTCGACGCTACCATCGCCGCCTTGCCGCAAGGCCTGGACAGCGTGGTTGGTCGCTCCGGGGTGCGTTTGTCCGGTGGCCAGCGTCAGCGCCTGGCCATTGCGCGGATGGTGCTGGCCGAGCCCAAGGTGGTGATTCTCGACGAGGCCACCTCGGCCCTGGATGCGGCCACCGAATACAACTTGCACCAGGCCCTGACCCGTTTTCTCAGCGCCCGCACCACGCTGATCATTGCCCACCGCCTGTCGGCGGTGAAGCAGGCCGACCGGGTGCTGGTGTTTGACGGCGGCCATGTCGCCGAGGACGGCGATCACCAGCAATTGATCGCCGAAGGTGGCTTGTACGCCAAGCTGTACGGCCATTTGCAACAGAGTTAG
- a CDS encoding EAL domain-containing protein, with amino-acid sequence MKRKRTLEAPKLLGIIWPFVAVVLFQALLGSISLYALSAVRGYVAGESLWSKGQKDAIYYLNQYADSRDEAVFKKYRKAIAVPQGGHDLRVALDLPSPDIDAARRGILQGGNHPDDVSSVIWLYLNFHQVSYMQKAIELWAVGDGFLRQLDEVAEQMHSGFRTGQADARSVAGWKAQIAAINDAVTPAARAFSDALGEGSRMLLRVLLVTNLATALFLIALAWMRSSKLLAQRQAFANALEVEKERAQITLESIGDGVITTDVEGCIAYMNPAAEQLTHWHAAQAQGLPLAALFSLLDENAEKDSLTLVERVLEGGLKGGSEHTKLIQRLDGSTVSVTLVGAPIMAEGKVSGIVLVLHDMTQERQYIANLSWQATHDALTGLANRREFEYRLELALNAMARKPARHSLMFLDLDQFKLVNDTCGHAAGDELLRHICAVLQAGLREGDTLARLGGDEFGILLENCPQEQAERIAESLRQAVQSLHFVWKGRPFMTTVSLGLVHIAQGPTTLEASLRAADMACYMAKEKGRNRVQVYHADDSELSMRFGEMAWIQRLHVALEENRFCLYAQEIAALGPHEGAGHIEILLRLHDESGRIILPDSFIPAAERYGLMTALDRWVVRSVFKVIRQCLDEQREGPLAMCAINLSGSSIGDDKFLEYLQRLFSEFAIPPHMICFEITETSAIANLGSAIRFINELKGLGCRFSLDDFCAGMSSFAYLKHLPVDFLKIDGSFVKDMLDDPINRAMVEVINHIGHVMGKRTIAEFVETPLIEQALQEIGVDYAQGYLIERPQVFTCDSLQRKRIAARPLLFKAPGTFR; translated from the coding sequence ATGAAGCGAAAACGGACTCTCGAAGCGCCAAAGTTGTTGGGCATTATCTGGCCATTTGTTGCTGTGGTGCTGTTTCAGGCCTTGCTCGGGAGCATCAGCCTGTACGCGCTGTCGGCAGTGCGTGGTTATGTGGCGGGCGAGAGCCTGTGGTCCAAGGGCCAGAAAGACGCCATCTATTACCTCAATCAATACGCTGACAGCCGCGACGAGGCGGTCTTCAAGAAGTATCGCAAGGCCATCGCCGTGCCCCAGGGCGGCCATGACCTGCGTGTAGCCCTCGACTTGCCGAGCCCGGATATCGACGCCGCGCGCCGTGGCATCCTCCAGGGCGGCAACCATCCCGACGACGTTTCCAGCGTGATCTGGCTGTACCTGAACTTTCATCAGGTCAGCTATATGCAAAAGGCCATCGAGCTGTGGGCAGTCGGTGACGGATTTCTGCGCCAGCTGGACGAAGTGGCCGAGCAGATGCACAGCGGTTTTCGCACCGGCCAGGCCGACGCCCGCAGCGTTGCCGGCTGGAAGGCGCAGATTGCCGCGATCAACGATGCCGTGACCCCGGCCGCGCGGGCGTTCAGCGATGCCCTGGGCGAAGGCTCGCGGATGTTGCTGCGGGTGCTGCTGGTCACTAACCTCGCTACTGCATTGTTTCTGATTGCCCTGGCCTGGATGCGCTCGAGCAAGCTGCTGGCCCAGCGCCAGGCCTTTGCCAATGCCCTTGAGGTGGAGAAGGAGCGGGCGCAGATCACCCTCGAATCGATCGGCGATGGCGTGATCACCACCGATGTCGAAGGCTGCATCGCCTACATGAACCCGGCCGCCGAGCAGTTGACCCACTGGCATGCCGCCCAGGCCCAGGGCCTGCCGCTGGCGGCGCTGTTCAGCCTGCTCGACGAGAACGCCGAAAAAGACAGCCTGACCCTGGTCGAGCGCGTGCTTGAAGGTGGCCTCAAGGGTGGCAGCGAACACACCAAGCTGATCCAGCGCCTGGACGGCAGCACCGTGTCAGTGACGCTGGTGGGCGCGCCGATCATGGCCGAAGGCAAGGTCAGCGGTATTGTCCTGGTGCTGCACGACATGACCCAGGAACGCCAGTACATCGCCAACCTGTCCTGGCAGGCGACTCACGACGCCCTGACTGGCCTGGCCAACCGTCGCGAGTTCGAATATCGCCTGGAGCTGGCGCTCAACGCCATGGCGCGCAAGCCGGCACGGCATTCACTGATGTTCCTCGACCTGGACCAGTTCAAGCTGGTCAACGATACCTGCGGCCATGCCGCTGGCGATGAACTGCTGCGCCATATCTGTGCGGTGCTCCAGGCCGGCCTGCGCGAAGGCGACACCCTGGCGCGGCTGGGCGGCGACGAGTTCGGCATCCTCCTCGAAAACTGCCCGCAGGAGCAGGCCGAGCGCATTGCCGAGAGCTTGCGCCAGGCCGTGCAGAGCCTGCATTTCGTCTGGAAAGGGCGACCGTTCATGACCACCGTGAGCCTGGGCCTGGTGCATATCGCCCAGGGCCCGACCACCCTCGAAGCTTCGCTGCGGGCCGCCGACATGGCCTGCTACATGGCCAAGGAGAAGGGCCGCAACCGCGTACAGGTGTACCACGCCGACGACAGCGAGCTGTCCATGCGCTTTGGCGAGATGGCCTGGATCCAGCGCCTGCACGTGGCCCTGGAAGAAAACCGCTTCTGCCTGTATGCCCAGGAAATTGCCGCCCTCGGCCCCCATGAGGGCGCCGGGCATATCGAGATTCTGCTGCGCCTGCATGACGAGAGCGGGCGCATTATTCTGCCCGACAGCTTCATCCCCGCCGCCGAGCGCTATGGCCTGATGACTGCGCTGGACCGCTGGGTGGTGCGCAGTGTGTTCAAGGTCATCCGCCAGTGCCTGGACGAGCAGCGCGAAGGCCCGTTGGCCATGTGCGCGATCAACCTGTCGGGCAGCAGTATTGGTGACGACAAGTTCCTTGAATACCTGCAACGGCTGTTCAGCGAGTTCGCCATTCCGCCGCACATGATTTGTTTCGAAATAACCGAAACCAGCGCCATCGCCAACCTTGGCAGCGCCATTCGCTTTATCAACGAGCTCAAGGGCCTAGGTTGCCGTTTCTCGCTGGACGACTTTTGCGCCGGTATGTCGTCGTTCGCTTATTTGAAGCATTTGCCTGTAGACTTTCTGAAAATCGACGGAAGTTTTGTCAAGGACATGCTCGATGACCCGATCAACCGGGCCATGGTCGAGGTGATCAATCACATCGGTCACGTGATGGGCAAACGCACCATTGCCGAGTTTGTCGAAACCCCGTTGATCGAGCAGGCCCTGCAGGAAATTGGCGTCGACTACGCCCAGGGATACCTGATCGAGCGGCCACAGGTGTTCACCTGTGACAGCTTGCAGCGCAAACGGATTGCTGCAAGGCCCCTGTTGTTCAAGGCGCCGGGGACCTTTCGCTGA
- a CDS encoding iron-containing redox enzyme family protein, with product MIDAFIRTGPLMDPSSYPLWAQQLIKDCSESKRRVVEHELYQRMRDGRLSGRTMRQYLIGGWPVVEQFSLYMAKNLTKTQYARHPGEDMARRWLMRNIRVELNHADYWRFWAQAHGVSLEELQAQEVPSELNALSDWCWHTCATDALVVAIAATNYAIEGATGEWSAVVCSTGVYAQGFPEEGRKRAMKWLKMHAQYDDAHPWEALEIVCTLAGNNPSAALQTELRRAVCKSYDYMFLFLERCMQQEQEQRQQPARARAELAEG from the coding sequence GTGATTGACGCGTTCATACGTACTGGTCCATTGATGGACCCCAGCAGTTACCCGCTTTGGGCCCAGCAGTTGATCAAGGACTGCAGCGAGAGCAAGCGTCGGGTGGTGGAGCACGAGCTTTATCAACGCATGCGCGATGGCCGCCTCAGTGGCCGGACCATGCGCCAGTACCTGATCGGCGGCTGGCCGGTGGTCGAGCAGTTCTCGCTGTACATGGCCAAGAACCTCACCAAGACCCAGTACGCCCGCCACCCTGGTGAAGACATGGCGCGGCGCTGGCTGATGCGCAACATCCGTGTCGAACTCAACCACGCCGATTACTGGCGGTTCTGGGCCCAGGCCCATGGCGTCAGCCTCGAAGAGCTGCAGGCGCAGGAAGTTCCCAGCGAACTCAATGCCCTCAGCGACTGGTGCTGGCACACCTGTGCGACCGATGCGCTGGTAGTGGCGATTGCCGCCACCAACTACGCCATCGAAGGCGCAACCGGCGAGTGGTCGGCGGTGGTGTGCTCAACCGGTGTCTATGCCCAGGGCTTCCCGGAAGAGGGTCGCAAGCGCGCCATGAAATGGCTGAAGATGCACGCCCAGTACGATGACGCGCACCCGTGGGAGGCTTTGGAGATCGTCTGCACCCTGGCCGGCAACAACCCGTCGGCGGCGCTGCAAACCGAACTGCGCCGGGCCGTCTGCAAGAGCTACGACTATATGTTCCTGTTCCTTGAACGCTGCATGCAACAAGAACAGGAACAGCGCCAGCAGCCCGCCCGGGCCCGGGCGGAGCTGGCCGAGGGCTGA
- a CDS encoding YciK family oxidoreductase has translation MFDYSARPDLLKGRTILVTGAGRGIGAAAAKSYAAHGATVLLLGKTEANLSQVYDEIEAAGHPKPAVIPFNLETALPHQYDELAAMIEAEFGHIDGLLHNASIIGPRTPLEQLSGDNFMRVMQINVNAMFMLTSTLLPLLKLSADASVIFTSSSVGRKGRAYWGAYGVSKFATEGLMQTLADELEGVAPVRANSVNPGATRTSMRAQAYPAETPENNPLPEQIMPVYLYLMGPDSTGINGQAFNAQ, from the coding sequence ATGTTCGATTACTCTGCCCGCCCCGACCTGCTCAAGGGCCGGACCATCCTGGTCACCGGTGCCGGTCGCGGCATCGGTGCGGCCGCGGCCAAGAGCTATGCCGCCCATGGCGCCACCGTCTTGCTGCTGGGCAAGACCGAAGCCAACCTGAGCCAGGTCTACGACGAGATCGAAGCGGCCGGCCACCCCAAGCCTGCGGTCATCCCGTTCAACCTGGAAACCGCCCTGCCGCACCAGTACGACGAACTGGCGGCGATGATCGAAGCCGAGTTCGGGCATATCGACGGCCTGTTGCACAACGCCTCGATCATCGGCCCGCGCACGCCGCTGGAGCAGCTCTCGGGCGACAACTTCATGCGCGTGATGCAGATCAACGTCAATGCCATGTTCATGCTCACCAGCACCCTGCTGCCGCTGCTCAAGCTGTCGGCCGATGCCTCGGTGATCTTCACCTCCAGCAGCGTCGGGCGCAAAGGCCGGGCCTACTGGGGTGCCTATGGAGTGTCGAAGTTCGCCACCGAGGGTCTGATGCAGACCCTCGCCGACGAGCTTGAAGGGGTGGCGCCGGTGCGGGCCAACAGTGTCAACCCGGGCGCCACCCGCACCAGCATGCGCGCCCAGGCCTACCCTGCAGAAACACCGGAAAACAATCCGCTGCCAGAGCAGATCATGCCGGTTTACCTGTACCTGATGGGCCCGGACAGCACCGGCATCAACGGCCAGGCGTTCAACGCCCAGTAA
- the mupP gene encoding N-acetylmuramic acid 6-phosphate phosphatase MupP: MRLRAVLFDMDGTLLDTAPDFIAICQAMLAERGLPAIEDQKIRDVVSGGAKAMVSVTFNLDPEDEGFEALRLEFLERYQQGCAVHSKLYDGMAELLADIEKGKLIWGVVTNKPVRFAEPIMQRLGLSERSALLICPDHVKNSKPDPEPLILACKTLNLDPASVLFVGDDLRDIESGRDAGTRTAAVRYGYIHPDDNPNNWGADVVVDHPLELRKVLDNALCGC, translated from the coding sequence ATGCGTTTGCGAGCGGTACTTTTCGACATGGACGGCACCCTGCTCGACACGGCGCCGGACTTCATCGCCATCTGCCAGGCCATGCTCGCCGAGCGCGGCCTGCCGGCAATCGAAGACCAGAAAATTCGCGACGTCGTCTCGGGCGGTGCCAAGGCCATGGTCTCGGTGACCTTCAACCTCGACCCCGAGGACGAAGGCTTCGAGGCCTTGCGCCTGGAATTCCTCGAGCGTTACCAGCAAGGTTGCGCGGTGCATAGCAAGCTCTACGACGGCATGGCCGAACTGCTGGCCGACATCGAGAAAGGCAAGCTGATCTGGGGCGTGGTCACCAACAAGCCGGTGCGCTTCGCCGAGCCAATCATGCAGCGACTGGGTCTGAGCGAGCGTTCGGCGCTGTTGATCTGCCCGGACCACGTGAAGAACAGCAAGCCAGACCCCGAGCCGCTGATCCTCGCCTGCAAGACCCTCAACCTGGACCCGGCCAGCGTGCTGTTCGTCGGCGACGACCTGCGCGACATCGAGTCGGGCCGCGATGCCGGCACCCGTACTGCTGCGGTGCGCTACGGCTATATTCATCCAGATGACAACCCCAACAACTGGGGTGCGGATGTGGTGGTCGACCATCCGCTGGAGCTGCGCAAGGTGCTCGACAACGCGCTTTGCGGCTGCTGA
- the ubiG gene encoding bifunctional 2-polyprenyl-6-hydroxyphenol methylase/3-demethylubiquinol 3-O-methyltransferase UbiG, translating to MSNVDHAEIAKFEALAHRWWDRESEFKPLHDINPLRVNWIDERVKLAGKKVLDIGCGGGILSEAMALRGATVTGIDMGEAPLAVAQLHQLESGVNVEYRQITAEALAEEMPEQFDVVTCLEMLEHVPDPSSVIRACFRMVKPGGQVFLSTINRNPKAYLFAIIGAEYIMKLLPRGTHDFKKFIRPSELGAWSRDAGLTVKDITGLTYNPLTKHYKLANDVDVNYMIQTLREE from the coding sequence ATGAGCAACGTCGACCACGCCGAAATCGCCAAGTTCGAAGCCCTGGCCCACCGCTGGTGGGACCGCGAAAGCGAGTTCAAGCCACTGCACGACATCAACCCGCTGCGGGTCAACTGGATCGACGAGCGGGTCAAGCTGGCCGGCAAGAAGGTCCTCGACATCGGCTGTGGCGGCGGCATCCTCAGCGAAGCGATGGCCCTGCGCGGCGCCACTGTGACCGGTATCGACATGGGTGAGGCGCCGCTGGCCGTGGCCCAGCTGCATCAGCTCGAGTCCGGGGTCAACGTCGAGTACCGGCAGATCACTGCCGAGGCCCTGGCCGAAGAGATGCCCGAGCAGTTCGACGTGGTCACCTGCCTTGAAATGCTCGAGCACGTGCCAGACCCTTCCTCAGTAATTCGCGCGTGCTTCCGTATGGTCAAGCCCGGTGGCCAGGTGTTCCTCTCGACCATCAACCGCAACCCCAAGGCCTACCTGTTCGCCATCATCGGCGCCGAATACATCATGAAGCTGCTGCCGCGCGGCACCCATGACTTCAAGAAATTCATCCGCCCGTCCGAGCTCGGCGCCTGGAGCCGCGACGCCGGCCTGACCGTCAAGGACATCACCGGCCTGACCTACAACCCGCTGACCAAGCATTACAAGCTGGCCAACGATGTTGACGTCAACTACATGATCCAGACCCTGCGCGAGGAATAA
- a CDS encoding TRZ/ATZ family hydrolase, translating into MPKPALPLDLLLLPAWLVPVEPAGVVLQDHALGVRDGQIVFIGPRSQAQAFIAAQTRELPGCLLSPGLVNAHGHAAMTLFRGLADDLPLMTWLQEQIWPAEERWVDEDFVRDGTDLAIAEQVKGGITCFSDMYFYPKVASERVHHSGIRAQIAVPLMDFPIPGARSTEEALQLGIELFGDLRHHPRITVALGPHAPYTVSDANLEKIRVIAEELDAPIHMHIHETALEVEQSLHTRGERPLARLARLGLLGPRLQAVHMTQVSDEDLALLVESNTSVVHCPESNLKLASGFCPVERLWQAGVNVAVGTDGAASNNDLDLLGETRTAALLAKAVAGSASALDAHRALRMATLNGARALGLEAITGSLEVGKAADLVAFDLSGLAQQPLYDPVSQLIYTSGRDCVKHVWVAGKPLLDDRRLTRLDEQALHATACAWGQRIGARNE; encoded by the coding sequence ATGCCCAAACCCGCTTTGCCGCTCGACCTGCTGCTCCTGCCTGCCTGGCTGGTGCCGGTCGAGCCTGCCGGGGTGGTTTTGCAGGACCATGCCCTGGGCGTGCGCGACGGGCAGATCGTGTTCATCGGCCCGCGCAGCCAGGCCCAGGCGTTCATCGCGGCGCAAACCCGCGAGCTGCCGGGCTGCCTGCTCAGCCCGGGGCTGGTCAACGCCCACGGCCATGCGGCGATGACCCTGTTTCGCGGCCTGGCCGACGACCTGCCGTTGATGACCTGGCTGCAGGAGCAGATCTGGCCGGCCGAAGAGCGCTGGGTCGACGAAGATTTCGTCCGCGACGGCACCGACCTTGCCATCGCCGAGCAGGTAAAAGGCGGCATCACCTGCTTCAGCGACATGTACTTCTACCCCAAGGTAGCCAGCGAGCGCGTGCACCACAGCGGCATCCGCGCGCAAATCGCCGTGCCCCTGATGGATTTCCCGATCCCTGGTGCGCGCAGCACCGAAGAAGCCCTGCAGCTGGGCATCGAGCTGTTCGGCGACCTGCGCCACCACCCGCGCATCACCGTGGCCCTGGGCCCGCACGCGCCGTACACGGTCAGCGACGCCAACCTGGAAAAGATCCGCGTCATCGCCGAAGAGCTCGACGCGCCGATCCACATGCATATCCATGAAACCGCCCTGGAGGTCGAGCAATCGCTGCACACCCGCGGCGAGCGCCCGCTGGCCCGGCTGGCTCGCCTGGGCCTGCTCGGGCCGCGCCTGCAGGCGGTTCACATGACTCAGGTCAGCGACGAGGATCTGGCCCTGCTGGTAGAAAGCAACACCAGTGTGGTGCACTGCCCGGAGTCCAACCTCAAGCTGGCCAGCGGTTTCTGCCCGGTCGAGCGCTTGTGGCAGGCCGGCGTCAACGTCGCCGTCGGTACCGACGGGGCGGCCAGCAACAATGACCTCGACCTGCTCGGCGAAACCCGTACCGCGGCGCTGCTGGCCAAGGCCGTGGCCGGCTCGGCCAGCGCCCTGGATGCCCACCGGGCGTTGCGCATGGCCACCCTCAACGGCGCCCGGGCACTGGGCCTGGAGGCGATCACCGGTTCGCTGGAAGTGGGCAAGGCCGCCGACCTGGTCGCGTTCGACCTTTCCGGCCTGGCCCAGCAACCGCTGTATGACCCGGTGTCGCAATTGATCTACACCAGCGGCCGGGACTGCGTGAAGCATGTCTGGGTCGCCGGCAAGCCACTGCTTGACGACCGGCGCCTGACCCGCCTGGACGAACAGGCCCTGCACGCCACCGCCTGTGCCTGGGGCCAGCGGATCGGCGCGCGCAACGAATAA
- the mtnA gene encoding S-methyl-5-thioribose-1-phosphate isomerase, with product MRDRLMAAEKVKAIDWRDGTLYLLDQRALPSAQVWLACKDAAAVAEAIRTMVVRGAPAIGISAAYGLAMAIAQRLAAGGDWEMALEEDFELLVHARPTAANLFWALNRMRERLLRLKDGDDVQAVMAAEAVAIHESDREANLTMAQLGVDLIRKHQGNEQAILTHGNTGALATGGFGTALGVVRGAYLEGMIERVYVDETRPWLQGSRLSAWELAGEGIPATITADSAAAHLMKTKGITWVIVGAERITANGDVASKIGTYQLAVNAMHHGVRFMVVAPSSSIDMNLESGDDILLEERSPSELLELGGESLGADFEAFNPVFDVTPADLIDVIITEKGIVERPDTVKMAQLMCRKRLH from the coding sequence ATGCGCGATCGACTAATGGCAGCAGAGAAGGTGAAAGCCATCGATTGGCGGGATGGCACCCTCTATCTGCTCGACCAGCGCGCGTTGCCGTCGGCGCAGGTCTGGCTGGCCTGCAAGGACGCCGCCGCAGTGGCCGAGGCTATCCGCACAATGGTGGTGCGCGGCGCCCCGGCCATTGGCATCAGCGCCGCCTACGGCCTGGCCATGGCGATTGCCCAGCGCCTGGCCGCCGGCGGTGACTGGGAAATGGCCCTGGAAGAGGATTTCGAGCTGCTGGTGCACGCGCGGCCGACCGCCGCCAACCTGTTCTGGGCCCTGAACCGCATGCGTGAGCGCCTGCTGCGGCTCAAGGATGGCGATGACGTGCAGGCCGTCATGGCGGCTGAGGCCGTGGCCATTCATGAAAGCGACCGTGAAGCCAACCTGACCATGGCCCAGCTGGGCGTCGACCTGATCCGCAAGCACCAGGGCAACGAACAGGCCATTCTCACCCATGGCAACACCGGGGCCCTGGCCACCGGCGGCTTCGGTACCGCCCTCGGGGTGGTGCGCGGCGCTTACCTGGAAGGCATGATCGAGCGCGTCTATGTCGATGAAACCCGCCCGTGGCTGCAGGGCTCGCGCCTGAGCGCCTGGGAGCTGGCCGGCGAGGGTATCCCGGCTACCATCACTGCCGACTCGGCGGCTGCCCACCTGATGAAAACCAAGGGCATCACCTGGGTGATCGTCGGCGCCGAGCGCATTACTGCCAATGGCGATGTGGCGAGCAAGATCGGCACCTACCAGCTGGCGGTCAATGCCATGCACCACGGCGTGCGCTTCATGGTCGTGGCGCCGAGCTCGAGCATCGACATGAACCTTGAAAGTGGCGACGACATCCTCCTTGAAGAGCGCAGCCCCAGCGAGTTGCTGGAGCTCGGCGGCGAGTCGCTAGGCGCCGACTTCGAGGCGTTCAATCCGGTCTTTGATGTAACTCCGGCCGACCTGATCGACGTGATCATCACCGAGAAAGGCATCGTCGAGCGCCCGGACACGGTGAAGATGGCGCAACTGATGTGTCGCAAGCGTTTGCATTGA